A single window of Colletes latitarsis isolate SP2378_abdomen chromosome 6, iyColLati1, whole genome shotgun sequence DNA harbors:
- the LOC143342818 gene encoding uncharacterized protein LOC143342818: MKHSNCWNNTSEICEKFMFVPTNIRNPMFVIEYEYILTKFTPEDKYKNLTALHTLNDTLCVCLSTFNITQYIDVDEKVEVYNLVKICISGQNINSIDIDLELPNLREFDISFNHLKEFPNSKFMKNIKILNISYNNIQHIYIQESLLALEELDISWNCLTHCLTSIKTFKTFIPNMYKLKICNNPFKDITDPGLEESLIHVYLPNLQFINNYESENLNLSENYFSCAFNMCKLKQCNKLIYLNQNIMKSSKEIALIKKNSIEYVKYIHIYQDFTVALSISKKALKIQELCATCCSLITFPIVKPLKYLTKLNLGSNFISVLDDFTQENFPTLKYLDLTNNLITSLEPMGSFYTLQEFYCGNNDIRTLIQIDNVKTWHTLHVIDLSNNPIIMDALYKKFIIFHLNNIKYISGEYVQNSEISEAKQIFGNKLDKYVLNTLYRKDRLINITQLSITDCSLSKVDLSAELLPQLESLDLSRNQITYLWGLYSFPYLHTLCLSYNCLETLDGNGFEKSNCTFSKLYTLFLDHNCIKSIMNLSKKLPVIKHLFLNNNYLQNISGINHCSTLESLFLDYNEISTLNKDDFIENNNLKVLSLENNKIKSLEFIKVLQKLQKLYAANNCLTNEHEIQYLSLLNNLEELTFEGNSLYTEVNKSEMILQNFELKQPEEEEL; this comes from the exons ATGAAACATTCAAATTGCTGGAATAATACAAGTGAAATTTGTGAGAAATTTATGTTTGTGCCCACAAACATTAGAAATCCCATGTTTGTAATAGAGTATGAATACATATTAACCAAGTTCACACct GAAGACAAATATAAGAATCTTACTGCTCTACATACATTGAATGACACTTTATGTGTTTGTTTGTCTACTTTTAATATTACACAATATATTGATGTCGATGAAAAAGTGGAAGTATATAATCTTGTGAAGATATGTATTTCTGGACAAAACATAAATTCTATCGATATAGATTTGGAATTACCCAACTTAAGAGAATTTGATATTTCTTTCAACCATTTAAAAGAATTTCCAAATTCAAagtttatgaaaaatataaaaatattaaatattagttaTAACAATATACAACATATATATATTCAAGAAAGTTTGTTGGCATTGGAAGAACTAGATATATCATGGAATTGTTTAACACATTGTCTTACAAGTATCAAAACTTTTAAAACTTTTATAcctaatatgtataaattaaaaatatgtaacAATCCTTTTAAAGATATTACTGACCCAGGATTAGAAGAATCCCTAATACACGTTTATTTAccaaatttacaatttattaacaattatgAATCTGAAAATCTCAATTTATCAGAAAATTATTTCTCATGTGCATTTAATATGTGCAAACTGAAGCaatgtaataaattaatttatttgaacCAGAatataatgaaaagtagcaaagagATAGCTTTAATAAAAAAGAACAGTATAGAATATGTAAAATATATTCATATATACCAAGATTTTACTGTAGCATTGAGTATTTCTAAAAAGGCATTAAAAATTCAAGAGCTTTGTGCGACATGTTGTTCATTAATTACATTTCCTATTGTAAAACCATTAAAATATCTAACTAAATTAAATCTTGGAAGTAATTTTATTTCAGTTTTGGATGATTTTACCCAAGAAAATTTTCCAACATTAAAATATCTGGATTtaacaaataatttaataacaagTTTGGAACCAATGGGATCGTTTTATACATTACAAGAATTTTATTGTGGGAATAATGATATAAGAACTTTAATTCAAATAGATAATGTTAAGACTTGGCACACATTACATGTTATAGATCTCTCTAATAATCCAATAATCATGGATGcattatataaaaaatttattatatttcatttaaataatattaaa TATATttctggagaatatgtacaaaattCAGAAATTTCCGAAGCAAAACAAATATTTGGAAATAAATTAGATAAATATGTATTAAATACACTATATAGAAAAGATCGATTAATAAACATTACACAGTTGAGTATAACTGATTGTTCCTTGTCAAAG GTCGacctctctgctgaacttttacCACAATTAGAAAGTTTAGACTTGAGTAGGAATCAGATAACTTATTTATGGGGTCTCTATTCTTTTCCATATTTGCATACATTGTGCTTAAGTTACAATTGTCTTGAAACATTAGATGGAAATGGTTTTGAAAAAAGTAACTGTACATTTTCAAAATTGTACACTTTGTTTTTAGATCATAATTGCATTAAGTCAATAATGAATCTTAGTAAAAAACTACCAGTGATTAAACATCTGTTTCTAAATAATAATTATCTTCAAAATATTAGtg GGATAAATCATTGTTCCACATTGGAATCTTTATTTTTGGATTACAATGAAATTAGTACGTTAAACAAAGATgattttattgaaaataataatctAAAGGTTCTGTCtcttgaaaataataaaataaaatcattgGAATTTATAAAAGTATTGCAAAAGTTACAGAAACTTTATGCTGCCAACAATTGTTTAACA AATGAGCATgaaatacaatatttatcattatTGAACAATTTAGAAGAATTAACATTTGAAGGAAATTCTTTGTATACAGAAGTAAATAAAAGTGAAATGATTCTTCAAAACTTTGAATTAAAACAACCTGAAGAGGAAGAACTTTAA
- the LOC143342405 gene encoding serine/threonine-protein phosphatase 2A regulatory subunit B'' subunit gamma-like isoform X2 translates to MELETIFRKCAVVNKSEEKLEKNEQKEDQYFKKIYEQWKGAKAKDKDLTYKVIPKFYFKLPKEDEILPQKLREETRALFLQRRSRQLLDNNELKALWVLLDKHHSPPLSGEEQLINYEDFKKDLENYILELIPTLPQLEGLEKSFHSFYVCTAVRKFLFFLDPLRTGRVRIQDILACSFLDDLLELRDEDLPKDLQEANWFSAPSALKVYGQYLNLDRDHNGMLNKEELAGYGTGTLTGVFLERVFQECLTYEGEMDYKTYLDFVLALENRHEPQSLHYLFRILDINNRGYLDTFCLNYFFRAIQEQMTMHGQEPVTFENVKDEIFDMVKPADPCKITLQDLLSCGQGDTMVSILIEFHGFWAYENREAMAADTGDESSHV, encoded by the exons ATGGAGTTAGAGACGATATTTCGAAAGTGTGCTGTAGTAAATAAAT CAGAAGAAAAGTTGGAAAAAAATGAACAAAAAGAAGACCAatactttaaaaaaatatatgaacAATGGAAGGGCGCCAAAGCTAAAGATAAGGATTTAACTTATAAAGTGATtccaaaattttatttcaag ttaCCAAAGGAGGATGAGATTCTACCACAAAAATTACGAGAAGAAACGCGAGCATTATTTTTACAAAGACGTTCCCGACAATTGCTAGATAATAATGAACTTAAGGCATTATGGGTATTATTAGATAAACATCATAGTCCACCTTTATCGGGCGAAGAACAATTAATAAATTATGAAGATTTTAAAAAA gaTTTggagaactatattttagaattAATACCGACTCTACCGCAACTAGAAGGGCTAGAGAAATCTTTTCATTCGTTTTATGTTTGCACAGCAGTGagaaagtttttattttttcttgatCCTCTCAGAACTGGAAGAGTTAGGATACAAGATATTTTAGCATGTAGTTTTCTTGACGATCTTTTAGAATTGAGGGACGAAGATTTACCTAAAGACTTACAAGAAGCAAATTGGTTTTCAGCCCCGTCAGCACTTAAAGTTTATGGACAATATCTTAACCTCGATAGGGATCATAATGGAATGCTTAATAAAGAAGAACTTGCAGG ATATGGCACAGGAACCTTGACTGGAGTATTTCTTGAGAGAGTATTTCAAGAATGCTTAACTTATGAGGGAGAAATGGATTACAAAACATATTTAGATTTTGTCTTAGCATTAGAAAATCGGCACGAACCACAAAGCTTGCATTATTTATTTAGAATTCTTGATATTAATAATCGTGGTTATCTTGACACTTTTTGCCTTAATTACTTTTTTCGT GCTATTCAAGAACAAATGACAATGCATGGTCAGGAACCAGTAACCTTCGAAAACGTTAAAGACGAAATATTCGACATGGTAAAACCAGCAGACCCCTGTAAAATTACATTACAAGATTTACTATCCTG TGGTCAAGGTGACAcaatggtcagtattttaatagaATTCCATGGTTTCTGGGCTTATGAAAATCGCGAGGCCATGGCTGCTGATACCGGTGACGAATCGTCCCACGTTTAA
- the LOC143342405 gene encoding serine/threonine-protein phosphatase 2A regulatory subunit B'' subunit gamma-like isoform X1: protein MELETIFRKCAVVNKSEEKLEKNEQKEDQYFKKIYEQWKGAKAKDKDLTYKVIPKFYFKLPKEDEILPQKLREETRALFLQRRSRQLLDNNELKALWVLLDKHHSPPLSGEEQLINYEDFKKVGKLAGAKCSPYFTAVVFAKLQQGDPHGRISIMALFNYVMRKVWLHQTRIGLSLYDVTGQGYLRESDLENYILELIPTLPQLEGLEKSFHSFYVCTAVRKFLFFLDPLRTGRVRIQDILACSFLDDLLELRDEDLPKDLQEANWFSAPSALKVYGQYLNLDRDHNGMLNKEELAGYGTGTLTGVFLERVFQECLTYEGEMDYKTYLDFVLALENRHEPQSLHYLFRILDINNRGYLDTFCLNYFFRAIQEQMTMHGQEPVTFENVKDEIFDMVKPADPCKITLQDLLSCGQGDTMVSILIEFHGFWAYENREAMAADTGDESSHV, encoded by the exons ATGGAGTTAGAGACGATATTTCGAAAGTGTGCTGTAGTAAATAAAT CAGAAGAAAAGTTGGAAAAAAATGAACAAAAAGAAGACCAatactttaaaaaaatatatgaacAATGGAAGGGCGCCAAAGCTAAAGATAAGGATTTAACTTATAAAGTGATtccaaaattttatttcaag ttaCCAAAGGAGGATGAGATTCTACCACAAAAATTACGAGAAGAAACGCGAGCATTATTTTTACAAAGACGTTCCCGACAATTGCTAGATAATAATGAACTTAAGGCATTATGGGTATTATTAGATAAACATCATAGTCCACCTTTATCGGGCGAAGAACAATTAATAAATTATGAAGATTTTAAAAAAGTAGGTAAATTAGCAGGTGCAAAATGCAGTCCATACTTCACTGCAGTAGTATTTGCTAAATTACAACAAGGTGATCCTCATGGTAGGATCAGTATAATGGCATTATTTAATTATGTTATGAGAAAAGTCTGGCTACATCAAACGAGAATTGGTCTTTCTTTGTACGATGTTACTGGTCAAGGATATCTTAGAGAATCT gaTTTggagaactatattttagaattAATACCGACTCTACCGCAACTAGAAGGGCTAGAGAAATCTTTTCATTCGTTTTATGTTTGCACAGCAGTGagaaagtttttattttttcttgatCCTCTCAGAACTGGAAGAGTTAGGATACAAGATATTTTAGCATGTAGTTTTCTTGACGATCTTTTAGAATTGAGGGACGAAGATTTACCTAAAGACTTACAAGAAGCAAATTGGTTTTCAGCCCCGTCAGCACTTAAAGTTTATGGACAATATCTTAACCTCGATAGGGATCATAATGGAATGCTTAATAAAGAAGAACTTGCAGG ATATGGCACAGGAACCTTGACTGGAGTATTTCTTGAGAGAGTATTTCAAGAATGCTTAACTTATGAGGGAGAAATGGATTACAAAACATATTTAGATTTTGTCTTAGCATTAGAAAATCGGCACGAACCACAAAGCTTGCATTATTTATTTAGAATTCTTGATATTAATAATCGTGGTTATCTTGACACTTTTTGCCTTAATTACTTTTTTCGT GCTATTCAAGAACAAATGACAATGCATGGTCAGGAACCAGTAACCTTCGAAAACGTTAAAGACGAAATATTCGACATGGTAAAACCAGCAGACCCCTGTAAAATTACATTACAAGATTTACTATCCTG TGGTCAAGGTGACAcaatggtcagtattttaatagaATTCCATGGTTTCTGGGCTTATGAAAATCGCGAGGCCATGGCTGCTGATACCGGTGACGAATCGTCCCACGTTTAA
- the LOC143342684 gene encoding uncharacterized protein LOC143342684: protein MDDFIDNRETKTNSKHELYLFYSTVASFENLLFTRQNICTLVIIGQRDILHSLDAVSELTHIQELWIVDCGLKEIPLFKQNCPLKKLYLYSNEISCISNLEVCLCLTTLFLSGNNICNLQSLDKLTLLEELNLANNKLKKIDKNSFKKSEIRSLNLAGNQLSSIRIYQQQLIFDMDYCGNINFVEYNATTENMVIELCKQFLEKSLCSVIKQDLGITGLKIHKVTEVSNKEINCLNVWKEEFEESLESDECNIILKILVSPGVTDIQNWPINFFKTAPFNEEKLMVTNCLAIADADWLHKVSLMMENGSRLCLLNVCERRRVCILMQTSIFGSTDK from the exons ATGGATGATTTTATAGATAACAGAG AAACGAAAACTAATAGTAAACACGAATTATACTTATTCTATTCTACAGTTGCctcgtttgaaaatttattattcACGAGGCAAAATATTTGCACTTTAGTTATAATCGGTCAACGTGATATTTTACATTCCTTGGATGCAGTTTCGGAATTAACTCACATACAGGAACTATGGATCGTCGACTGTGGCCTCAag GAAATACCGCTCTTCAAGCAAAATTGTCCACTGAAAAAGCTTTATTTGTATTCCAACGAAATATCTTGTATATCGAATCTAGAAGTTTGTTTATGCTTGACAACTTTATTTTTATCGGGAAACAATATATGCAACCTCCAG AGTCTTGATAAATTAACTTTATTGGAAGAACTAAACTTGGCTAATaacaaattgaaaaaaatagataaaaattCCTTCAAGAAATCAGAGATACGTTCTTTAAATTTAGCAGGAAATCAGTTAAGCAGCATAAGG ATTTATCAACAGCAGTTGATATTTGATATGGATTATTGTGGAAATATAAATTTTGTTGAATACAATGCAACAACTGAAAACATGGTGATTGAACTATGTAAACAATTTTTAGAGAAATCATTGTGTTCTGTCATAAAACA AGATCTAGGTATAACTGGTTTAAAAATACATAAAGTGACAGAAGTAAGCAATAAAGAAATTAATTGCTTGAACGTTTGGAAAGAAGAGTTTGAGGAAAGTTTGGAATCAGATGAGTGCAATATTatcttaaaaattttagtatcaCCTGGTGTGACTGATATTCAAAATTGGCCTATTAACTTTTTTAAAACTGCCCCATTTAATGAA GAAAAATTAATGGTAACTAATTGTTTGGCAATAGCAGATGCTGATTGGTTGCATAAAGTGTCCTTAATGATGGAAAATGGGAGTAGACTATGTTTACTTAATGTTTGTGAAAGGCGACGTGTTTGTATACTTATGCAAACATCTATTTTCGGCTCTACCGACAAGTAA